A genomic stretch from Oncorhynchus gorbuscha isolate QuinsamMale2020 ecotype Even-year linkage group LG20, OgorEven_v1.0, whole genome shotgun sequence includes:
- the atg10 gene encoding ubiquitin-like-conjugating enzyme ATG10 isoform X2 — protein MSTDLRREAVTQTTGEREREEMSSCFLDEETFCQCCQLLLQHSHSLCDGWSWEQVKGSEEGYLRKTALGTGRTRCNLDQQGTSSDRHQERTFSPSFHNDDDEDDGAVCCIQEENSSSSVVQYEYHILYSCSYQTPVLYFRASTLEGRSLCLEEVWDSVHPNYRQRLQHRPWDTITQQEHPLLGQSFFVLHPCMTEEFMMPVLKAALEEHRQVNYIVTWLSVVGPVVGLDVPLSYCTQVPEPPHTPSSSPQPPSSSPQPPSSSRDKARLNGSPI, from the exons AGATGAGTAGCTGTTTTCTGGATGAGGAGACGTTCTGTCAGTGTTGTCAGCTTCTCCTCCAACACTCCCACTCCCTCTGTGACGGCTGGAGCTGGGAACAAGTGAAG GGTTCTGAGGAGGGCTACCTGAGGAAGACTGCCCTGGGGACCGGCAGAACCAGATGTAACCTGGACCAGCAAGGAACCAGTTCAGACAGGCACCAGGAGAGGACCTTCTCCCCTTCTTtccataatgatgatgatgaagatgatggcgCAGTGTGTTGTATACAGGAGGAGAACAGTAGTAGCAGTGTCGTTCAGTATGAATACCATATCCTCTACTCCTGCAGCTACCAAACTCCTGTCCTCTACTTCAGAGCTTCAACCCTGG agGGTAGGAGTCTCTGTCTCGAGGAGGTATGGGACAGTGTTCATCctaactacagacagagactaCAGCACAGACCCTGGGACACCATCACACAACAG gaacaCCCGTTGCTCGGCCAGTCGTTCTTTGTGCTCCACCCCTGCATGACAGAAGAGTTCATGATGCCTGTTCTAAAAGCTGCCCTGGAAGAACACCG ACAGGTGAACTACATTGTGACCTGGCTCAGTGTGGTGGGTCCTGTTGTGGGACTGGATGTTCCTCTGAGCTACTGTACACAGGTACCTGAACCACCGCACACCCCCTCCAGCTCTCCACAGCCCCCCTCCAGCTCTCCACAGCCCCCCTCCAGCTCTAGGGACAAAGCCAGGCTGAATGGTTCTCCCATCTAG
- the atg10 gene encoding ubiquitin-like-conjugating enzyme ATG10 isoform X3: protein MSSCFLDEETFCQCCQLLLQHSHSLCDGWSWEQVKGSEEGYLRKTALGTGRTRCNLDQQGTSSDRHQERTFSPSFHNDDDEDDGAVCCIQEENSSSSVVQYEYHILYSCSYQTPVLYFRASTLEGRSLCLEEVWDSVHPNYRQRLQHRPWDTITQQEHPLLGQSFFVLHPCMTEEFMMPVLKAALEEHRQVNYIVTWLSVVGPVVGLDVPLSYCTQVPEPPHTPSSSPQPPSSSPQPPSSSRDKARLNGSPI from the exons ATGAGTAGCTGTTTTCTGGATGAGGAGACGTTCTGTCAGTGTTGTCAGCTTCTCCTCCAACACTCCCACTCCCTCTGTGACGGCTGGAGCTGGGAACAAGTGAAG GGTTCTGAGGAGGGCTACCTGAGGAAGACTGCCCTGGGGACCGGCAGAACCAGATGTAACCTGGACCAGCAAGGAACCAGTTCAGACAGGCACCAGGAGAGGACCTTCTCCCCTTCTTtccataatgatgatgatgaagatgatggcgCAGTGTGTTGTATACAGGAGGAGAACAGTAGTAGCAGTGTCGTTCAGTATGAATACCATATCCTCTACTCCTGCAGCTACCAAACTCCTGTCCTCTACTTCAGAGCTTCAACCCTGG agGGTAGGAGTCTCTGTCTCGAGGAGGTATGGGACAGTGTTCATCctaactacagacagagactaCAGCACAGACCCTGGGACACCATCACACAACAG gaacaCCCGTTGCTCGGCCAGTCGTTCTTTGTGCTCCACCCCTGCATGACAGAAGAGTTCATGATGCCTGTTCTAAAAGCTGCCCTGGAAGAACACCG ACAGGTGAACTACATTGTGACCTGGCTCAGTGTGGTGGGTCCTGTTGTGGGACTGGATGTTCCTCTGAGCTACTGTACACAGGTACCTGAACCACCGCACACCCCCTCCAGCTCTCCACAGCCCCCCTCCAGCTCTCCACAGCCCCCCTCCAGCTCTAGGGACAAAGCCAGGCTGAATGGTTCTCCCATCTAG